In Anseongella ginsenosidimutans, one genomic interval encodes:
- a CDS encoding energy transducer TonB, with the protein MANYQYIDQPPQWKKALAYASGVYIVILLVLYFVYIRTQQETREEILSGGIEINYGPDEVGMGTDYTSMEAVSASPEANNRPPVETQEEVAASSNPVPEADERRIATQDFEEAPAVKSSNNPEVTAKPVEGPVTNNDHSQPEEKKEPVVNQNALYKGNQSEGAGSGDGTGTQAGNQGAQTGNNLSNSYEGTGSGGGGIALNLAGRYFTSRPTLQDDGQSTGKIAVQITVDRSGNIKTAKAGARGTTISSAALWAKCEQAVMNAKLNPIAKGPEIQAGTVVFTFILR; encoded by the coding sequence ATGGCAAATTATCAATATATAGACCAGCCTCCCCAGTGGAAAAAAGCGCTTGCTTACGCTTCAGGCGTATATATTGTAATTTTACTCGTCCTCTACTTTGTTTACATCCGGACGCAGCAGGAAACCAGGGAAGAAATACTGAGCGGCGGAATTGAGATCAATTACGGCCCTGATGAAGTAGGAATGGGAACGGATTATACCAGTATGGAAGCGGTTTCGGCTTCTCCGGAAGCTAATAACCGCCCGCCGGTGGAAACGCAGGAAGAAGTAGCGGCCTCCTCTAACCCGGTACCGGAAGCTGATGAAAGACGCATAGCTACCCAGGATTTTGAAGAAGCGCCGGCCGTGAAAAGCTCGAATAACCCGGAAGTTACGGCTAAACCCGTGGAAGGCCCGGTAACCAATAATGATCATAGCCAGCCGGAAGAGAAAAAGGAACCCGTAGTTAACCAGAATGCCTTATATAAAGGCAACCAGAGCGAGGGCGCCGGAAGCGGCGACGGAACCGGCACACAGGCCGGAAACCAGGGAGCGCAAACAGGGAATAACCTTTCTAACAGTTACGAAGGAACAGGCTCCGGCGGCGGGGGCATTGCCCTTAACCTTGCGGGAAGGTACTTCACTTCACGCCCTACCCTGCAGGACGACGGCCAAAGTACAGGAAAGATAGCGGTCCAGATCACGGTAGACCGCAGCGGAAATATAAAAACTGCCAAAGCGGGCGCCCGGGGCACTACCATCTCCAGCGCCGCCTTGTGGGCCAAATGTGAGCAAGCGGTAATGAATGCCAAGTTAAACCCCATCGCCAAAGGCCCCGAAATCCAGGCCGGCACGGTTGTATTTACGTTTATCCTCCGGTAA
- a CDS encoding ExbD/TolR family protein, giving the protein MNIRKRHKVQAEVNAASMNDIMFFLMLFFLIASLVINPNVIRVQNPRSESGDTYSKQTVNITLTKDLQLYIDKRPVSVGMLDSLLQNYPRGNNNELSAVLYVDRSVDVQHLVDIMDACNRNQVKMVLATDKEQ; this is encoded by the coding sequence ATGAACATCAGAAAGAGGCATAAAGTACAGGCGGAAGTAAACGCAGCATCGATGAACGATATCATGTTCTTCCTGATGTTGTTTTTCCTTATCGCTTCCCTGGTGATCAATCCAAATGTGATCAGGGTACAAAATCCGCGGTCCGAATCAGGTGACACCTATTCGAAACAAACCGTTAACATTACGCTGACCAAAGATCTGCAGCTGTATATCGACAAGCGTCCGGTATCAGTAGGCATGCTTGACAGCCTGCTGCAAAATTATCCCCGGGGAAACAATAATGAACTTTCCGCCGTTTTATACGTAGATCGTTCGGTGGATGTACAACACCTGGTGGATATTATGGACGCATGCAACCGCAACCAGGTAAAAATGGTGCTGGCCACCGATAAAGAACAATAA
- a CDS encoding MotA/TolQ/ExbB proton channel family protein, giving the protein MLLLQIGDTLNQAADTLQQALPQNSVIAAEQKVNILSLLIKGGWVMLPIALLLFLGIYIFFERYFTIRKAARYEANLTMQIKQYVLAGNLDGAIALCRNSATPIGRMLQKGLLRIGKPIKDIEGAIENQGKLEVSKLEKNISILGIIAGIAPMLGFIGTIIGVITIFYDISATGEYSIDTVSSGLYQKMITSAAGLFIGILAYIGHHILTMMVDKVILQMETDSIDFIDLLEEPTK; this is encoded by the coding sequence ATGTTGTTGTTACAGATTGGGGATACCCTGAACCAGGCGGCAGATACTTTACAGCAAGCGCTCCCCCAGAATTCCGTGATTGCGGCTGAGCAAAAGGTGAATATATTGAGTCTTTTGATCAAAGGGGGCTGGGTTATGCTTCCGATAGCGCTGCTGCTCTTCCTTGGTATTTATATCTTTTTCGAGCGGTATTTCACCATCCGGAAGGCCGCCCGCTATGAAGCCAACCTTACCATGCAGATAAAGCAGTACGTGCTTGCCGGCAATCTTGACGGCGCCATTGCTCTTTGCAGGAATAGCGCAACTCCGATTGGCCGCATGCTTCAAAAAGGGCTTCTTCGCATAGGTAAGCCTATTAAGGATATTGAAGGCGCCATTGAAAACCAGGGGAAACTGGAGGTGTCGAAACTGGAAAAGAACATTAGTATCCTGGGAATTATCGCGGGCATTGCTCCCATGCTGGGCTTTATTGGAACTATCATTGGGGTAATTACGATCTTTTACGATATTTCCGCTACCGGAGAATATTCCATTGACACTGTTTCCAGCGGTTTGTACCAGAAAATGATCACCAGTGCCGCCGGCCTGTTCATCGGGATCCTGGCTTATATCGGTCATCATATTTTAACCATGATGGTAGATAAGGTAATTTTGCAAATGGAAACGGATTCGATCGATTTTATTGATTTACTGGAAGAACCTACTAAATAG
- a CDS encoding tetratricopeptide repeat protein has protein sequence MMQFRKKLFPLIFLFFASSYTLFAQQPAYYETNATFRKGLELFDHNQFASAAEMFRQVYTDKQVAGSTPAENGDITMMKADARYYEILCGLELGNRQSQEALLSFITDYPESEKTKSAMFHVGKLYYARKDYPQAIEWFSKVKENDLAGNDRAEYNFKMGISHLETGEDIRALGFFKKAQQPRNPYTNDATYYYAHVSFLKKDYDVSLREFEKLRDVPQYKDAYIYYKSQILLVLDKVDAAIALAEPAFENGRGSEYEAQLAKLLGSAYFNKGEYEKAVEYFGFFLNSTHAADQSSQDSYQIGYSYYKTGDYKNAIILLEPLVNGDDIWTQYAMYTLGDCFLKTDNKQNARAAFERASKLAHDEEIQQHALLQYAKLSYELGFNSFALTATQQYIERFPNSVYIDEARTVRGEVLLSSRNYAEALKVLESVRNKTRQSNELYQKVSYYRGAELFNEKKYEQAIELFKQAVYYSEDRNITALANYWAGEAYYELRYFSEAVANYRAFFANERAASTNVMPFAYYTAGYAYFQNDDFRQAAQHFQQYISSGGSEQGVINDARLRLADSRFVLKNYGQALDVYNSVIASGGSGVDYALYQKGMIEGLRGQNANKAGTLQGIISKYPESGYADDAQFEIGNTYLLEGNVAQATAEFNSLISRYPNSSRAPEAMMKLGLIQYNAGNDEAALATYKKVVSNYGSTAQRREAIQAIRNIYVEQGNAEAFLSYSKTVPNVNISTSEQDSISYQAAYSMYLKGDCEKGVATFSNYLSNFPQGQFTNDVHFYRAECLVRSNKHDEALSDFLYLAEQPKNQYSQRALVAASEIYITREDFVNVLPLLKTLEGDPEYQENQGFAIVNLMRAYNAQGNADSTFYYSQEVLKNEKASTNELNMAHLYAGKSYLARGEAARALEEFRAASKTAKTAVAAEAKYLEAQIQNTSGDYDASEKSCFEVINNMPNQDYWVARSFVLLADNYAKKGNIFQARSTLQSVIDNYQGDDDIVPSAKQKLEEINAADKAEEAAQDSTSNEN, from the coding sequence ATGATGCAGTTCAGAAAAAAGTTATTCCCCCTTATATTTTTATTTTTCGCTTCGTCCTATACCCTGTTTGCACAGCAGCCGGCTTATTACGAAACGAATGCGACCTTCCGGAAGGGCCTTGAGCTTTTTGACCATAATCAGTTTGCGTCCGCCGCGGAAATGTTCCGGCAGGTGTACACGGACAAGCAGGTTGCCGGAAGTACTCCTGCTGAAAACGGCGATATCACGATGATGAAGGCCGATGCCCGCTATTATGAGATCCTTTGCGGCCTTGAACTGGGGAACCGGCAGTCACAGGAGGCCCTGCTGAGCTTTATTACCGATTACCCGGAAAGCGAGAAAACGAAGTCGGCGATGTTCCATGTGGGCAAGCTGTACTATGCGAGAAAAGATTACCCGCAGGCTATTGAGTGGTTCAGCAAAGTGAAGGAAAACGACCTCGCCGGAAACGACCGGGCCGAATATAATTTCAAAATGGGCATAAGCCACCTGGAAACCGGGGAAGATATCCGCGCCCTTGGGTTTTTCAAGAAAGCGCAGCAGCCCCGGAATCCTTACACCAATGACGCCACCTATTACTATGCGCATGTTTCTTTCCTGAAAAAGGATTATGATGTATCGCTCAGGGAATTTGAGAAACTGCGCGACGTTCCTCAGTACAAGGATGCATACATATATTATAAATCGCAGATTCTGCTGGTGCTGGATAAAGTAGATGCCGCCATTGCCCTGGCTGAACCCGCCTTTGAGAACGGCCGGGGTTCGGAATACGAAGCGCAGCTGGCCAAATTACTGGGATCAGCCTATTTTAATAAAGGCGAATACGAGAAGGCGGTGGAATACTTCGGCTTTTTCCTCAACAGCACCCATGCAGCAGATCAATCATCTCAGGACAGCTACCAGATCGGGTACAGTTATTACAAAACCGGCGATTACAAGAATGCGATCATCCTCCTGGAACCGCTGGTGAACGGCGATGATATCTGGACGCAATATGCGATGTACACGCTGGGGGACTGTTTCCTGAAAACGGATAACAAGCAAAATGCGCGGGCTGCCTTTGAACGGGCGTCCAAGCTGGCGCACGATGAAGAGATTCAGCAGCATGCCCTGCTGCAATATGCCAAGCTTTCTTACGAACTGGGCTTTAACTCCTTTGCCTTAACGGCTACCCAGCAATACATTGAACGCTTCCCGAATTCCGTTTACATCGATGAGGCGCGTACCGTACGGGGAGAAGTCCTGTTAAGCAGCCGGAATTACGCCGAAGCGCTGAAAGTGCTGGAAAGCGTACGCAACAAGACCCGGCAGAGTAATGAACTTTACCAGAAGGTGAGCTATTACCGCGGCGCCGAATTATTCAACGAAAAAAAATACGAACAGGCCATTGAGCTGTTTAAGCAGGCCGTTTATTATTCCGAAGACAGGAATATTACCGCCCTTGCGAATTACTGGGCAGGAGAAGCCTATTATGAGCTGCGCTATTTCAGCGAAGCGGTTGCTAATTACCGCGCTTTCTTTGCCAATGAACGTGCAGCGTCTACGAATGTGATGCCTTTTGCTTATTACACCGCTGGCTACGCTTATTTCCAGAATGACGACTTCCGCCAGGCAGCGCAGCATTTCCAGCAGTATATCAGCAGCGGCGGCAGCGAACAGGGAGTCATTAACGATGCGCGGCTTCGCCTTGCCGATTCCCGGTTCGTTCTGAAAAATTACGGCCAGGCGCTTGACGTTTATAACTCGGTGATCGCCAGCGGCGGTTCCGGCGTAGATTATGCCTTGTATCAGAAAGGAATGATCGAAGGGCTGCGCGGACAAAATGCCAATAAAGCCGGTACGCTGCAAGGTATTATCAGCAAATACCCGGAGTCGGGTTATGCGGACGATGCGCAGTTTGAAATCGGGAACACCTACTTGCTGGAAGGGAATGTAGCCCAGGCTACCGCCGAATTCAATTCGCTGATCAGCAGGTATCCAAACAGCAGCCGCGCCCCCGAGGCGATGATGAAACTGGGGCTGATCCAGTATAATGCAGGCAATGACGAAGCAGCCCTGGCAACCTATAAAAAAGTAGTCAGCAACTATGGTTCTACCGCGCAGAGAAGAGAAGCCATCCAGGCCATCCGGAACATTTATGTGGAACAGGGTAATGCGGAAGCTTTCCTATCCTACAGCAAAACAGTCCCGAACGTAAATATCTCTACCAGCGAACAGGATTCCATCAGTTACCAGGCAGCTTATTCTATGTATCTTAAAGGTGATTGCGAAAAAGGCGTTGCTACGTTCAGTAATTACCTGAGCAATTTCCCGCAAGGTCAATTCACCAACGATGTACATTTTTACCGCGCTGAGTGCCTGGTTAGAAGCAACAAGCATGATGAAGCGCTTAGCGATTTCCTGTACCTGGCCGAACAGCCCAAGAACCAGTACTCTCAGCGCGCACTGGTAGCGGCTTCAGAGATTTATATTACCCGGGAGGATTTCGTAAATGTCCTGCCCTTGCTGAAGACGCTGGAGGGCGATCCCGAGTACCAGGAAAACCAGGGTTTTGCCATTGTTAACCTGATGCGCGCTTATAATGCCCAGGGAAATGCGGATTCTACATTCTATTATAGCCAGGAAGTACTTAAGAATGAAAAAGCGTCAACTAACGAGCTGAATATGGCCCATTTGTATGCCGGGAAATCTTACCTGGCCCGAGGTGAGGCAGCCAGAGCGCTCGAAGAGTTCCGGGCCGCCAGTAAAACAGCCAAGACAGCGGTAGCGGCTGAAGCAAAATACCTGGAGGCACAAATACAAAACACTTCCGGCGATTACGATGCATCTGAAAAGAGCTGCTTCGAGGTCATCAACAACATGCCTAACCAGGACTACTGGGTAGCCAGGAGCTTTGTTCTCCTCGCAGATAATTACGCGAAAAAGGGGAATATCTTCCAGGCAAGGAGTACGCTTCAGAGCGTGATCGATAATTACCAGGGCGATGACGACATCGTTCCTTCCGCAAAACAGAAGCTGGAAGAAATAAATGCCGCAGACAAAGCGGAAGAAGCAGCACAGGATTCAACCAGTAATGAAAATTAA
- the pyrR gene encoding bifunctional pyr operon transcriptional regulator/uracil phosphoribosyltransferase PyrR, with amino-acid sequence MQQKLLLGSRKFDLVIQRLCHQLIEIHDDFSESAIIGLQPRGIYLADRIHEELKKILPASTVPCGHLDITFFRDDFRRRDTPLVANSTSIDFMIENKKVILVDDVLYTGRTIRSGLDAMMAFGRAARVELLVLVDRRYSRHLPIEPDYIGIQVDSIASQSVKVTWKETEGEDAIYLLNT; translated from the coding sequence ATGCAACAAAAACTTTTGCTTGGCAGTCGGAAATTTGACCTTGTGATCCAGCGGCTTTGCCACCAGCTGATCGAAATTCATGACGATTTTAGTGAGTCGGCCATCATCGGGCTGCAGCCGCGGGGCATCTATCTTGCTGACCGGATCCATGAGGAATTAAAAAAGATACTTCCCGCATCAACCGTTCCCTGCGGGCATTTGGATATCACCTTTTTCCGGGATGATTTCCGCCGGCGGGATACGCCGCTGGTGGCTAATTCTACCAGTATTGATTTTATGATCGAAAACAAAAAGGTTATCCTGGTGGACGACGTATTGTATACGGGACGGACCATTCGATCCGGCCTGGACGCGATGATGGCCTTTGGAAGGGCGGCAAGGGTGGAATTGCTGGTGCTGGTTGACCGGCGTTATTCCCGGCATTTGCCTATTGAACCCGATTATATCGGTATACAGGTTGATTCCATCGCCTCTCAGAGTGTCAAGGTCACCTGGAAAGAAACCGAGGGAGAGGATGCTATTTATTTATTAAATACATAG
- a CDS encoding VOC family protein translates to MKLNAGIITAKMAETKAFYTEVLGFGISFENEFYLLMHSPGGNSEISFLLPDHSSQQPLFHAPFEGRGVYFTIEVEDVDAIYNDVKSKGAAISIPLRDEPWGDRHFAIQDPNGVSIDIVTYSPPA, encoded by the coding sequence ATGAAGTTAAACGCAGGCATTATCACCGCAAAAATGGCGGAAACCAAGGCTTTCTATACGGAAGTGCTGGGTTTTGGAATATCGTTTGAAAACGAATTTTACCTTCTGATGCACAGCCCGGGTGGAAACTCCGAAATCAGTTTTCTGCTTCCGGATCACTCCTCCCAGCAACCGCTTTTCCACGCTCCTTTTGAAGGCCGGGGCGTGTACTTCACCATCGAAGTAGAGGACGTGGACGCGATCTATAATGATGTGAAGAGCAAAGGCGCTGCAATCAGTATCCCGCTCCGTGACGAGCCCTGGGGCGACCGGCACTTTGCCATTCAGGATCCAAACGGCGTTTCCATTGATATAGTCACTTATTCGCCGCCAGCCTGA
- the rpsA gene encoding 30S ribosomal protein S1, whose protein sequence is MTTKKEQEELNEELPAGSEAASGEDQAKEAAATPDAAEEAPKEDVPVAENNTEAPESTETPAEPETPAKAETPAEAEAPAEVKAEAQAAAEPEAKAPAQATEDILNFETPTEEFDWDADQKGFSGYSKEEREKLENIYSETLRPISKNEIVSGKVVTVTAKDVVLNVGFKSDGLVPLSEFRDMPDLKAGDVVDVYVENQEDKNGQLVLSRKRAKTQKSWERINQALETDEVINGFVKSRTKGGLIVDIEGVEAFLPGSQIDIKPIRDYDQYVGKDMEFKVVKINHEFKNVVVSHKALIEDDLESQKMEIISKLEKGQVLEGTVKNITPFGVFIDLGGVDGLLHITDISWGRIEHPEEVLQLDQKINVVVLDFDDDKKRIALGLKQLTAHPWESLDESIQPGSRVKGKVVTVADYGAFMEIIPGVEGLIHVSEMSWSQHLRNPQEFLKVGDEVEAEVLTIDRDDRKMSLGIKQLSQDPWAGIADRYPVGSQHKAVVRNMTNFGVFVEMEEGIDGLVHISDLSWGKKINHPNEFTKVGEEMEVVVLEVDEENRKLSLGHKQLEENPWDTFETVFTEGSVHQGTVIKLQDKGAIIALPYGVEGFCPGKHLVKEDGTTAAADETLEFKILEFNKDSRRILVSHSRIWEEEKAELDKSERASRKKDTVKQAKTVKKVKESVEKTTLGDLAVLANLKAEMEDSEKQSKASPKAAEPKAEAPKAPEESSEGENPEENKDSE, encoded by the coding sequence TTGACAACAAAAAAAGAACAGGAAGAATTAAACGAAGAACTGCCAGCAGGCTCTGAAGCCGCCTCGGGAGAGGATCAGGCAAAAGAAGCTGCTGCCACTCCGGACGCTGCTGAAGAAGCGCCCAAGGAAGATGTCCCGGTTGCGGAAAATAACACCGAAGCACCGGAATCTACCGAAACCCCGGCTGAGCCTGAAACTCCGGCAAAAGCTGAAACCCCCGCGGAAGCTGAAGCGCCTGCGGAAGTAAAAGCGGAAGCTCAAGCGGCTGCCGAACCTGAAGCCAAAGCCCCGGCCCAGGCTACAGAAGACATACTTAACTTCGAAACGCCTACCGAGGAGTTTGACTGGGATGCAGATCAGAAAGGTTTTTCCGGCTATTCAAAAGAAGAGCGGGAAAAGCTTGAAAACATTTACTCAGAGACATTACGCCCCATCAGCAAGAATGAAATTGTTAGTGGGAAAGTAGTGACCGTTACCGCTAAAGACGTGGTACTGAACGTCGGCTTCAAATCAGACGGTTTGGTACCCCTTTCCGAGTTCCGCGACATGCCTGACCTGAAGGCGGGCGATGTAGTTGATGTGTATGTGGAAAACCAGGAAGACAAGAATGGTCAGCTGGTTCTTTCCCGTAAGCGTGCGAAAACTCAGAAGTCCTGGGAGCGGATCAACCAGGCGCTTGAAACGGACGAAGTGATCAATGGATTCGTTAAGAGCCGTACGAAAGGCGGTCTTATCGTGGACATTGAAGGTGTGGAAGCGTTCCTTCCTGGTTCGCAAATTGATATTAAGCCTATCCGTGACTACGATCAGTACGTAGGCAAGGATATGGAATTCAAGGTGGTGAAGATCAATCACGAGTTCAAGAACGTGGTAGTTTCCCACAAGGCCCTTATTGAAGACGACCTTGAAAGCCAGAAAATGGAGATCATCTCCAAACTGGAAAAAGGCCAGGTACTGGAAGGCACCGTTAAGAACATTACGCCATTCGGGGTATTCATTGACCTTGGCGGCGTAGATGGCTTGCTTCACATTACCGACATTTCATGGGGACGTATTGAACATCCGGAAGAAGTACTGCAGCTTGATCAGAAGATCAATGTGGTAGTGCTTGATTTCGACGATGACAAGAAACGCATTGCCTTAGGTTTAAAACAGCTGACCGCTCACCCATGGGAATCACTGGACGAATCCATCCAGCCAGGCTCCAGGGTAAAAGGAAAAGTCGTGACAGTTGCCGATTACGGTGCGTTCATGGAGATCATCCCCGGCGTGGAAGGACTTATTCACGTTTCAGAGATGTCCTGGTCACAGCACCTGCGTAACCCGCAGGAATTCCTGAAGGTTGGCGACGAGGTTGAAGCAGAAGTGCTTACCATTGACCGCGATGACAGGAAGATGTCATTAGGCATTAAGCAGCTGAGCCAGGATCCCTGGGCAGGTATTGCTGATCGCTATCCGGTTGGCAGCCAGCATAAGGCTGTGGTACGCAACATGACCAACTTCGGCGTTTTCGTTGAAATGGAAGAAGGCATTGACGGTTTAGTACATATTTCCGACCTCTCCTGGGGCAAGAAGATCAACCATCCCAATGAATTCACCAAAGTAGGTGAAGAAATGGAAGTGGTTGTTCTGGAAGTAGACGAAGAAAACCGCAAGCTTAGCCTTGGTCATAAACAACTGGAAGAAAACCCCTGGGATACTTTCGAAACGGTCTTTACCGAAGGCAGCGTTCATCAGGGAACTGTGATAAAACTCCAGGATAAAGGAGCAATTATCGCACTGCCTTATGGCGTGGAAGGCTTCTGCCCCGGCAAGCATCTTGTGAAGGAGGACGGAACCACGGCGGCAGCCGATGAAACCCTCGAATTCAAGATACTTGAGTTCAACAAGGACAGTCGCCGCATTCTGGTATCCCACTCCAGGATCTGGGAAGAAGAAAAAGCCGAACTGGATAAATCCGAAAGGGCTTCACGGAAAAAAGATACCGTTAAGCAGGCAAAAACGGTAAAAAAGGTAAAAGAATCCGTAGAGAAAACCACTTTAGGCGACCTCGCGGTACTTGCCAACCTGAAAGCCGAAATGGAAGATTCCGAAAAACAGAGCAAAGCTTCGCCCAAAGCTGCAGAGCCTAAAGCAGAAGCTCCTAAAGCTCCGGAAGAAAGCTCCGAAGGAGAAAATCCTGAAGAAAACAAAGATTCCGAATAA
- a CDS encoding Rpn family recombination-promoting nuclease/putative transposase, which yields MLYDIQYTSDQGEQFLIEMQRDARDGFFRRLLYYAMRLGSEQVQAGKQGNHYPLPGICAIAIVNYDPWKDMNLPCERKREYLNVYQLVNSGKDHSYPASFELILVELPRFTKTIAELQTNLDKWLCLMKALPHLQEQPSSFEGPLFEKLFQLTDYNKLKEDQKMTIDYDRDLRSIASASKREGREEGREEGLREGIQQQKHSSVLALIKQTDLDDQKIASIEGVEESFVRKVRAGIMNAL from the coding sequence GTGCTGTACGATATCCAGTATACCAGCGACCAGGGAGAGCAATTCCTGATTGAGATGCAGCGGGATGCCCGGGACGGCTTTTTCCGGAGGCTGCTCTACTATGCAATGCGTTTAGGCAGCGAGCAGGTACAGGCTGGGAAACAGGGAAACCATTATCCCCTTCCGGGAATTTGTGCCATTGCCATTGTCAACTACGATCCCTGGAAGGACATGAACTTGCCGTGTGAGCGGAAAAGGGAGTACCTGAACGTCTATCAGCTTGTGAATTCCGGAAAGGATCACTCCTACCCTGCTTCATTTGAACTGATACTGGTGGAGCTTCCCAGGTTCACCAAGACGATCGCCGAACTGCAAACCAATCTTGATAAGTGGCTGTGCCTCATGAAGGCCTTACCTCATCTGCAGGAGCAGCCTTCGTCCTTTGAGGGGCCCTTATTTGAAAAACTATTTCAATTAACCGATTACAATAAGCTAAAGGAGGACCAAAAAATGACAATTGACTATGATCGCGACCTTAGAAGTATTGCAAGCGCCTCGAAACGGGAAGGCCGGGAGGAAGGCCGGGAGGAAGGCCTGCGGGAAGGTATTCAACAGCAGAAACATTCATCTGTCCTGGCCCTGATCAAACAAACGGACTTGGATGATCAAAAGATTGCTTCCATCGAGGGAGTTGAAGAAAGCTTTGTAAGAAAGGTTCGGGCGGGGATCATGAACGCCCTGTAA
- a CDS encoding PD-(D/E)XK nuclease family transposase: MYQLKTREERMDLRPRSSSCWQYRRESLLKPQENLQEPQVKKRYRSWEYPPGPDARALAGPYALWLTGPCALWLMEPESTRYGSRYLDLRSDFAFKHIFGKEANKELLIDFLNSLRQGRKAIGDLRYGLSERQGETKKNQESAVRYPVYQRPGRAIPD, from the coding sequence ATGTACCAGTTGAAAACCAGAGAAGAACGTATGGACTTGCGCCCCCGGAGCAGTTCATGTTGGCAGTATCGCCGGGAAAGCCTGCTGAAACCGCAGGAAAATTTGCAGGAACCGCAGGTAAAAAAGCGCTATCGCTCATGGGAGTACCCGCCAGGCCCGGACGCGCGGGCGCTGGCGGGACCCTATGCGCTGTGGCTGACGGGACCCTGCGCGCTGTGGCTGATGGAACCGGAATCCACCAGGTACGGCTCCCGCTACCTGGACCTCCGCAGTGACTTTGCGTTTAAGCATATCTTCGGCAAAGAAGCTAACAAAGAGCTGCTGATTGACTTCCTCAACAGCCTGCGCCAGGGACGGAAAGCGATCGGAGACCTCCGGTATGGCCTTAGCGAGCGCCAGGGCGAAACGAAAAAAAATCAGGAAAGTGCTGTACGATATCCAGTATACCAGCGACCAGGGAGAGCAATTCCTGATTGA